aaaaaaacttactaatattaattttaaattttatttaaaataatacaaatatgtttatttaaattaaaaaattaaaataataaaagtacaTTTATTAAGCAGCTTTCTTGATAATGATCTCTTGAGCAGCTTTAATCTCGCTCATATATATACAGAATTCCTCTCTTCATAAATAAACCGTGGCCGTCTACAAGGGTTTATGAGTTTAAAAAACACTTCATAAACCGGCTAGAGGGTTTTTTGTTCATATTATTTCgtacataaaccgtggtgagCTCCCATGGTTTACCTTCAAACCTTCCCCTACGTAAACCGTTGCAGTCTGGCACAGTTTACATGTAATTTAAAAACCGTGGTTAACTTCCACGGattacataataataaaaatgcaCATGCACGTAAACCTTTTTCAATTGTTGGAATTACGTAAATGTTtctcatatttattttatttcaatatatTGCCCTAAAATTCGCCTACTGCAAATTCTTTATTTGGATTTGTCCCCATATTTTGAAAAAAGTGCCTAAAATAAGGAGTGAAtcctcttaatttttttctccAATTGTTTAATAAAATGTGATATTTTATCATTTAATATCTCCTGTCACATGTTTTTTTTTATCCCACTCAAAAAAGATAAAGtaaaagatcacactttataaaataattaaagaaaaagaattaaaatgaTTCATTCTCtcaatattttttgaaaatcacatataattttttaataaggcTACACATTTAAATCTTTTTGTTAACTAAGTTTAATTAAGTTAgtctaatataacaaaaatcaaTTATAACTAGCATTATTTCAAGTTTTAATATTTAAGTTGATTGGACTTcatgtataaaaaaatttagatgtataacattactcataattttttttccattaatTAACATGTTAATTCTAATTGTTATTAAATTTGTCACAAACAAAAAGCAAAATGAAACGGTAGCCTCCATGAAAATAAGTTCTCAAAGCAGGATTGGCGCTTTAATTTCACAATTGAATCTGAAAGCGCGCCACAATATGTGAAAGCCAATCCCAAAACCTGCTTCGGTCTCTATATATTTCTCTTCACCTCCGCTCCCCGCGGGTACCCGACCCGAACCAACCCGCACCTATCGCAGAGAGAAGAACCATGTTTGGTCGGATCAGAGCCGCTTCTTCGTCCCTGGACACCTTAGACGGTTCCCCTTCCAAGATTCTCAAAGATGACTCCTTCTCTATATACGGTACTCTCTTTCCCTTTACTTACGctttttcctgtttttcataGATTAGGGTTTCTTCATCTTATTAAATTATTCtcacaatttttattttatttatgcaGAAGCTACTCTTTTGAAGCTAAAGCTTGGTGCTAAACGTGGCGATGTAAGTGCACAAGCTGTAGAAATGGATGAATCTAGGGATGATTCTTCAGCTAGTTCATCTTGCGTTGAGGAAGCAGATATGAACCATAATTGCAACAATCTACCAAGTGCTTCAATTTCCCAGCATCATATAATAACTGAGATAACTATGATGGACACTGATTGCTCTTCAAGTGATATTGCTTGTACTGGGAACAACACTGGACAGGGAAGTCACAATAATGTTTCCATTCTTCGTTTCTTTAAAGTTAAGGAACCTAGTAATTCCAGTGTCTCGTCTTGTGGCGAGGTGGCCTCGGCAAAGGAGGGTAGTTCTGGATCTGTTTCATCGAGTTCAGTTGAATTACATAGCAGTAGTGAAGGGGAGAGTAATCTTCAATATTCAGATGTTTGTGAATTTTCCAAATAGAGAAAGTTATGATCTGAAAAATGGTCTATTCTGCCATGTCTCATGCCTACATTTTCCCCAAGGCTTCTATCTGTTGTATTGTATCTTAGTTAATTAATCTGCAACATGTCATAAAGCTTTCAGAATATTTAATCTTTTTGGCTGTATCCGTTGAATTTTTGCTCAATGATAACATCGTCCTTTTTATCTTCACATGCAATTTTTTATAGTgcaaatttcattttttttatttcaacgGTTGGATATGtctgtttattttgctttggtTAAAACAGAACCTCCCATTCAAATTTGATCTAATTAGAGGTTAACATAATGTACTTGACAAATTCAAAATTCAGAACCAGGGCAAGAATTCAAAAAGGTATCTGGGAAACTGTTTAATCTGTGAAATTAATGCAGTGATACAAAATTTCTGAGCGACTGTTTATTCAGGAAAGTTAATGTAGCAACATTGACAACTGAAACAATTGACGAGGTTATTGAACTCTTCTGAAACTGCAAGTATCATTGAACATgagattctgcaatttattattctcttAGCCATGACGCATGGGCAGGATTCCATTGGCATAATTCGACTTCGTTGAACCATAGAGCTGCCACAAATGGAAATAACGAGTGGTTAATGAGCTATTATACATAACATACATTACAGCACAAATTCTCAAACCCATTATTTCTAAAAGCATGTCCAGTTCAACTGTAATTTGTAAACCATTTACTATCTAACAGAACAGATTATTCTGTTTGCAAAGAGATTTTCAAGATATTAGCAATACAATTTGTGTGCTACAACATCAATAATTTATGAGTATATGCTCAAATAGGACCCTAaggaattttgaattttgtgccCGACGTTTTTGTTCCCAACAAAATTTTAAGATCCCCTTAATTTTACAAAAGTAAGACATATAAGTCCCTACCTTAGTCTGATCCGTTATTTTCACTTGGACAAATAAGTCCTCAAAAGTGTGACAGAAAGACTTATGTGTCTTACTTTTGTAAAGTTTAGGCATCTCaatgtaaaattattttgggGACGAAAATGTCCGATACAAAATTTCTTAGGAACCTATTTggatatatattattaatttattgaagAAAGCACCCAAAATCAAGATGAGTCCATATTTGTCGTATTGTCCTAGAGATTGAACAATATCAGCATTTTTCGGTGAACTTGATAACAGCTTTGAACTCGAATTCTCTAAAAGACCAGGTGAAAAATAAAACTGACGATATGGATAATAGTAAATACTAAATACCATTACCACAGAAACACAGTCCAAAGTGTATTGATTATCTATTCTCTACTGTTACAGGTTGCTAGCACCTCATTCACCCTTCTTTCCTGTAATATTTTCTTCTCTCCCTCATGATCACCTATTCAACTTGATGCACCCTAATTTCATTTTAATATCCAACCTCTTTTTCTGGACATTGAGTTCCAGTAACTAAAATTTCCTGATACTTCAAGAGTTTCCAGTACCTAAAATGCTAGCCAGCCATGAAGTTCAAGCATCACATATCTATAACTAGTAATCCCAATCTTTCAACTATAAGTGATTGAGAAATGGGACATCATTTGATACTCGCTAATTAAAATGTAGACCGATGCTAGTTCACAGCAAATAAAATTCAGTGTTATTGTAAACTGCGACCAAAACACTTGATTCTGAAACCTGCTAATGTTTAAATTACTGGAGAGTTTTTCtattctctttttcaaaattcatataaCATTTGTGTTGCAAGGATTTGGATTACACTGGATGGCAATGGGGGCCTTACCTATTTCCCGCTTTCCATTCTCAGGGCTGTCACTGCCATGAACAATGTTCCTGCCACAAGTTCGTCATAAACTCATCATTCTTGAGACTCAATCAACAAGAAATACATATACTCCACACCTTAATTGACTGGAGGCCCTCGAAAGTAACAAGTCAGATTGTACAGCATAGGGGACTTACCTTCCTGTTTGAACTGCGAGATCTCCTCTTATTGTGCCTGGTTCAGCTTGTAGAGGATCTGTAGCTCCAATAAGTTTACGTGCTGATGCCACTATTCCAACACCCTCCCAAGCCTTGCAAAATACAACATTATATCAAAACCAGAAGAATTCAACAGATATATTTCGTAAAAGTAGGCAAAAATGGGCAGGCCAGAATCATACCATGCACACAACAGGACCTGAAGTAATATAGTCAGTCAGCTTAGGGAAGAATGACTTTCCTTTTAGGTCCTTGTAATGCTCCTGGAACCATACACAGCAGCACTAAGCCTTAAGAGTGCAAATAGCATATCAAAAGCCATAAGCTAGATAGAACCAACATTAATGCAAACATGTGAAGTAAGTTCACATCATACAATATAGCATATCAATCATGAGAACTTGGATCCAATGAGGTGGGTGTATTGGATGGTCAGATATCATTATTCAAACACTCCAAATTGTTGTATTTCATACAATAACCATCATATGCAATTAGTATATGCTAAACGCTAATAAGAACAATAACTAAAAACAATTGTCCTTAACTGTGTGAAAACATCAGATATACAACATTACTAGTCTACTATACAGAATACAAGCATTGATTGAATTTTCAGCGAGTACAAACCTCAGCTAATTCCTTTGAGCATTGGAAGAGCTTCAAGCCAGTTAACTTAAACCCTTTCTTCTCAAACCTAGAAATAATTTCTCCTACCTAAACCAGTTCAACAACAAAGTATTCAGTATTGCAAGAACCAATAACCCGTAGAACAAAGAGAAAAAGAATCCATcatataagtaaataaataattctaaGCTTAAACTTCAAATTCCATTAAAAATCCCTTTAATTCAGCGGGCCTTTGTCCAAAAgcagttaaaaaaaaaagtaggaGGCTTACAAGGCCACGTTGAACGCCGTCAGGTTTGACCATTATGTAAGTTTGGTCAACCTGTTCCTGCACAtaacaacaagaacaagaagCATTGACAAAATAAGGCGATGATAAataaatgaatgaatgaataaataaataattgaaaatTGAGAGGGGCAAACCAGAGAAGCAATTAGGTGTGGGAGGAAGATGCCGGGGTTGGAAGCGGTTCTGGCGCGAAGGGATTTGGCATacggagaagaagaagagaaaagatgGGAATGAGAAGGGAATGCAGTgaggtgttggtgttggtgtcGGCGTGTGGAGGCTGAAACGGTGAACTTGGTGGTGGTTGGTcggagaagagaggaagagacACAAGAGGCAGCAACAGCTCTGCCTCCACCAAACACTACTACTCCTTCCATCTCTCTCTCTGCGGCTCTTCGCTCAGGCAAACAAATGAAATTCGGGCGGAGAATAAAGATAACGGTACCTCTATTTCTTGTTTGGAATTTGGAGTTTGGAATTTTGGAAAGGGAAAAATAAAGACAGCTGACTTTTGCAAATTTTATACTCTATTGAATAATTTTGACTTAATTTGATCATAAATTTATACGGTAATAAATTGTTATATTTAGGTTAAAATATTTCAAACTGCATAATTTAATGGACTAAATATATTTACTGtatgtaaaaattaaagaaCCTATTTGTTCTGTGTTGGATTCTTAGAAGTTTAagattttgtttaaaaaattggAATATAACTTTAAAATCATACAAgtatacaaaattattttaaaaataaattattttaatctctaacattaacataatttttaatttttttctaagttaaatattaaaattaatttttaaaaatattatttttctattatatctttttctataAATACAAATTGTGGTTGTTGTAGCTACATGATAgtgaaataacaaaaaaaataagagaaaaagataataataataataatgcaaaaaaaaaagatatttaaaaaatattttttaattaaaaaatggaaaaaaacaaaatattttaaaaataatatatttcaaATGTTAGAAATGATATTAGAACACACCCATTGAAAATGTTATTTGTATAATCATTTATTAACAAATCGTAGGAAGTAATTTATCtaaaatagttaataattaTTGTATAAAAGTTAGTATGTTTTATAAACACATGAATCATTTTTATAAAGGTAaagtcttttttttatttttaaagtttgctaaaaattttaaaaatacttttaaattttgttttatttgaattttgttttaaaaaattttgatttatattaaatatatctctgataattaaatttttaaaaaatttaagattaatgTATCAATAATACTTGACAACTAAGAACCAGtttgtttatattaaaaaattgtcTTTGTGAAATTATTAATGAATTAGTTCtaaatttcttaaaaaattagttattagagatacatttgatataaataaaaaattttaaaataaaattaaaataaaataaaatttaagaatacttttaaaattttgacaaaatttaaaaacaaaaaatataatttatcatttttataaGAGGAGAGAAATTACAACGGAAACTTTCTAGTTGTCTAAGAggtaatttctaaaaaatattaaatataaatatttaattatgtcTTATTATACTAGTAAAACTATGTAACTTAAATATTTACAAAACTAAAAGTGTTGTTATAAATAAAAGTATatgtcttattttctttttaaggAAAAATGTCCTACTAGCTagttgaaattaaattttgggAGAAATAATAATTGatattgtttttaaaaaaaaaatgtttttatttgtATTGTTTGTCGATGCTTCTTTTAGAAACAATTAATCAATTCTTTAGAAGTAgataaaaagttatttcctcTTAGGAGATTTAATTGGTGAAAAAAAAGGGCAAAAATAAAGGAGAAAATAACATATATTATTTCTCAAGATAATTCTACAAATTTTGTATTACACTTTCTATATCAGTAATACAAAAGGATTCGATTTTGATGCTCCAGAACATATAGATTATTAAATAGTTTTagtatcaaaattattttttaagttttttaataattgttaaatatttattttttaatcttatttattatttaactttttatatattatttaattataaaatatattctatattttataaattattattttattattcatcatctatcttatcttttaattctatcattaataatttgatgttttattagtatttattttcaatttttttaattttattttgaatttgaaactttaatcttatcttttttattccTAAGATTAATAATTTCATAATCTATTATCAATCTAtttctcaattttttaattctatAATTGTAATTATTTATGAATTTCTTTCTATTATGACTATTGATTTGTTTTAGCGATTATGATCATCTTTTATCAATTGCTAGATATGTATCTTTTGTAGTCGGAGAAATCacaatttgtaaaaaaaaatcgaTTTTCTTATTCAAGTAATTGATTGGTTAgtgaataaaaattattttctttttacaaCTTGTAGAAAAACAATCAATTTTTTCATTCAAGTAATAGAGTGGTTAGTGAATGAAAatgctttttcttttataataatTGGATGTTTTACGAGCAAAAGTTCAGATTTTCTTCTAGTCAATTAATTTTATTACCTATTCAATTGATTGATTGAGGAATCTAATTGATTGGTTGATAAatcccatttttagggtttatcttgtgcttaatttaggggttttatcaagttttctcacatttattcaatgaaatagcatggttttgtaattctcccttaattttcacttaagtgtaaaaacatgctttttaggcctttaatttgctaattttaatccacCTTTGATTcgactagatgccttgatgtgtttgttagtaaattcaggttgaaaaggctaggaatggatcaaaggagtgtaGAGAAAatcatgcaaagtggagaattcatggaaaatcaaggatttGGTGTGCATTCATtgatgcgcacgcgtgacaTGAAGCGTACGCGCGAGTAGAAAAAGCCAAGCAACACGTACGCGTCGCAGctcgcacgtgacctcattaaagtgaaaacgCTAAGGGAGATTTCTGAGCTtcccaggcccaaatccaactcatttctgaggCTATTACATGCAAAATTCAAGAAGGATTGTGTGGGGGGGGGGAGAGCACATAGTGTAGTTATGGTgagcatttagttagttttctagagagagaagctccctcttctctctagaattaggttaagATTAGGTTAATTtctcttagatttaggttttaatTGCTGAtttcatttacttttccttgCAATTTCTTGTTGCTATATCTTTACTCTCTGAgttcttctctctagaattaggttaagATTAGGTTAATTtctcttagatttaggttttaatTGCTGAtttcatttacttttccttgtcaAGACCTTTTTACCATTTGagttcatttaatttcttgtcatttacatttcttgtcccTTATTCAAAACGCCAAAATATATagtccataaccaataattgagcacactttcctgcaattccttgagagacgacccaaggtttaaatacttcagttattttattggggtttgttcttgtgacaaacaaattaaatttcgATGTGAGGATTGTTtattggtttagaactatacttgcaacgagatttcattgaGAAATTTTTTACAGACAAAAACCTTCCATcaaatggcgccattgccggggagttacaaacgtgtgccttgttattggttattgtatatatgtgaatattgtgaatatacttctttgttagttgttgctagttttaggagtttattttcattatttcttgttagttttgtttttattttctcttgctactatgaattctcatttaggctatgagtttggttcaaatTATGTTATAAGAAATGGGAATTTCGAACAATCAaggatgggaggagcctcaaggaattgatcactcctctTGGCAACAGCCTCCTCCGATctcttataggtataattctattcctaatgcatatcaatttaatggatgtggtggTCCTCATTGTGGTTGTCAACAACCatcaccatatgcctatgaaccacctCCTCAACCAAGTTTTGAGCCACCTTGctcacaagccccttaccaccaaacaccttCCTATGATCCACCTCCATCATATTACCAATCACCCTTACCTCATCCTTGTGACCATTATGAGAGAAAATCCATAGAGCCACCCACATTCCAATACAATTACTCCTAAGGACCACAAATTCCATACACACCACctccatacccttaccaagaagaaccacttTCCTATCATGAACCCTTCCTCCAAAacaatgaaccctcctatccaccccaatctCCAATGGATGACACCCTTGATCTTATTCTTCAAGGGCAAGAAAAGATGAAAAGGGAGGTACTAGAATTCATGGCCGCCtttgataggcaaaattgttacttatacttttcacaactcaaacaattcttagcaatggctccaaaaacttggtgcacaatattatggttcacacacattcttcacaacttcgcacaactaaccagcaagtgcactgggtcgtccaagtaataaaccttacgtgagtaagggtcgatcccacgaagattgttggtatgaagcaagctatggtcatcttgtaaatctcagtcaggcggattcaaatggttataatggttttcgaaaataataataaataaagcgtAAAATAGATGAAAGAGATACCTATGTAAATctttggtggaaatttcagataattGTATGGAGATCCGttgtcccttctgaatctctgcttttctactgtcttcctctaatcattcttactcctttctatggcaagctgtatgtagggcatcaccgttgtcaatggctacttcctatcctctcagtgaaaatggttcaaatgctctgtcacagcaaggctaatcatctgtcagttctcaatcatgtcggaatagaatccattgattcttttgcgtctgtcactatgcccaacaatcgcgagtttgaagctcgtcacagtcattcaatccctgagtcctactcggaataccacagacaaggtttagactttctgaattctcaagaatggccgccaaagggttctaacttataccacgaagattctgattaaggaatccaagagatacacgctcggtctaaggtaaaacggaagtggttgtcaagcacacgttcataaggatggatgatgatgagtgtcacggatcatcacatccatcaggttgaagtgcagcacatgtcttagaataagaataagcttgaatcgaagagaagaacaataataattgcattaattctcgaggtacagcaaagctccacaccttaatctatggtgtgtagaaactccaccattgaaaatacataagtgatggtccaggcatggctgagaggccagcccccaatgtctaagaaccaaacatccaaagatgaaaatacaacagtaaaaagttctatttatactaaactagttactagggtttacaaaaataagtctaagtgcagaaatctacgtccggggcccactttggtgtgtgcttgggctgagcttgagctttacacgttcaaaggcttctcttggggtaaAACaacaagttgtaacatgtttttggcgtttaactctggtttgtgacgtgtttctggcgttttactctagaatgcagcatggagctggcgttgaatgccagtttacgtcatctaaacttgaataaagtatggactattatatattactggaaagccctggatgtctactttccaacacaattgagagcgtgctatttggagttctatagctccagaaaatctattttgagtgcagggaggtctgaatccaacagcatctgtagtcctttttcagcctcctatcagatttttgctcaggtccctcaatttcagccagaaaatatttgaaatcacagaaaaacacacaaactcagtaaagtccagaaatgtgaatttttcataaaaactaataaaaacatccctaaaagtagctagatcctactaaaaactacctaaaaacaatgccaaaatgcgtataaattatccgctcatcacaacaccaaacttaaattgttgcttgtccccaagtaactgaaaatcaaataggataaaaagaagagaatatactataaatcccaaaatatcaatgaatattagttcaaattagatgagcgggactttgtagctttttgcttctgaacagttttggcatctcactttatccttagaagtttagaatgattggcatccataggaactcatagttcaaatagtgttattgattctcctagttaagtatgttgattctagaacacagctacttttatgagtcttggctgtggccctaagcactttgttttccagtattaccatcggatacataaatgccacagacacatgactgggtgaaccttttcagattgtgactcagctttgctaaagtccccaattagaggtgtccagagttcttaagcacactcttttttctttggatcacgaatttaactactcagtctcaagtttttcacttggacctgcatgccacaagcacatggttagggacagcttgatttagccgcttaggcctagatttatttccttgggccctcctatccattgatgctcaaagccttggatcctttttacccttgccttttggttttaagggctattggctttttctgcttgctttttctttttctttcatatttttttcgccacttttttttcgcaagctttgttcttcactgctttttcttgcttcaagaatcgattttatgatttttcagatcatcaataacatttctctttttcatcattctttcaagagccaacaattttaacattcataaacaacaagataaaaaatatggactgttcaagcattcattcagaaaacaaaaagtattgtcaccacatcaatataattaaactaatttcaaggacaatttcgaaactcatgtacttcttgttcttttgtattaaaaacatttttcatttaagagaggtgaaggattcatgaaattattcatagccttgaGACATAGAcacaagacactaatgatcatgtaataaagacacaaagatagacaaacatgaagttcaaaaaccgaaaaatagagagataagaacaaggaagttaaggaatgagtccaccttagtgatggtggcaccttctccttgaaggaccaatggtgttcttgagctcctttATATCTCtttcttgtctttgttgctcctccctcaaagctctttgatcttctctaatctcattaagaatgatggagtgctcttggtgttccacccttaattagTTCATATCATGACTCAATCCTtttagagaagtgttgagttattcccaatagttgcttggaggaaaatgcatcccttgaggcatctcagggatctcttaatgatgagcttcctcatgcatctctttagatccatgaatgggctctcttgtttgctccatcctcttcttagtgatgggcttgtcctctacAATGAGGATATCTCcctctatgacaactccagctaagtagcatagatggaaaatgagatgaggaaaagctagccttgccaaggtggagggcttttcggccactttgtagagttctagagagatgacttcatgaacttctacttcctctccaatcatgatggcccgatccacagttacttcggatcggttgctagtaggaatgatggagcgttggatgaactccaaccatcctctagccacaggcttaaggtccagtcttctcaattgaactagcttgccttttgagtctctttttcattgagctccttctacacatatgtccatgaggacttggtccaacctttgatcaaagttgacccttctagtgtaggggcgtgcgtcctattgcatcataggcaagttgaacgccaacctcacattttccggattgaaatctaagcatttccctcgaaccattgtaagataattctttggatttgggttcatactttgatcatggttcctagtgatccatgcattggcatagaactcttgaaccattaagattccgacttgttgaatggggttggtaagaacttcccaacctcttctttggatctcatgtcggatctccggatactcatttttcttgagcatgaaggggacctcagggatcaccttcttcttggccacaacttcatagaagtggtcctGATGGGCTTTAGAGATGAAtatctccatctcccatgactcgaaggtggaagtttttgtctttccttttctctttctagaggtttcttcggccttaggtgccatcaatggttatggaaaaacaaaaaagctatgcttttaccacaccaaacttagaatgttgctcgtcctcgagcaaaagaagaaagaaaatgagaagaagagggagaaaatagaggagatggagggaggtTTAGGGTTCGGCCAAGGAGAGAAGTATTGATGGTTGTGTGTGAAGAATGAAGGAGTGTtaaggggtttatatagtggagggagagggtaGTAAGTttggtcatttagggtgggtttgggtgggaaagagattttgaatttgaaggtaggtggg
Above is a genomic segment from Arachis stenosperma cultivar V10309 chromosome 1, arast.V10309.gnm1.PFL2, whole genome shotgun sequence containing:
- the LOC130983488 gene encoding nucleoside diphosphate kinase 2, chloroplastic; this translates as MEGVVVFGGGRAVAASCVSSSLLRPTTTKFTVSASTRRHQHQHLTAFPSHSHLFSSSSPYAKSLRARTASNPGIFLPHLIASLEQVDQTYIMVKPDGVQRGLVGEIISRFEKKGFKLTGLKLFQCSKELAEEHYKDLKGKSFFPKLTDYITSGPVVCMAWEGVGIVASARKLIGATDPLQAEPGTIRGDLAVQTGRNIVHGSDSPENGKREIALWFNEVELCQWNPAHASWLRE
- the LOC130944682 gene encoding uncharacterized protein LOC130944682, with translation MFGRIRAASSSLDTLDGSPSKILKDDSFSIYEATLLKLKLGAKRGDVSAQAVEMDESRDDSSASSSCVEEADMNHNCNNLPSASISQHHIITEITMMDTDCSSSDIACTGNNTGQGSHNNVSILRFFKVKEPSNSSVSSCGEVASAKEGSSGSVSSSSVELHSSSEGESNLQYSDVCEFSK